From one Methanobrevibacter arboriphilus JCM 13429 = DSM 1125 genomic stretch:
- a CDS encoding glycosyltransferase family 39 protein, with amino-acid sequence MKVTKINSLINFFKSNEIKLSFLFILLFSSIITILLIWINTSQEILGTSYRDVYFYLIEALRFSGYSIGGYEYVNYLSPLIPFLTSLLFKLGFVSETSIFTVTGIFYILGVLGFFSLLRLRFRNLMAVLGSIIYAGLSINMLWAANGTIDIPSISITILSIYFFVLGIEKNQKYLYLAFSLAVLGFFAKYTAGLAIPLMVLYILSKPNIISNIKKYWKNGVLGIFLGFITTIPFLAYFLINKIPFGFLNQAQNIALQTTGSSTTTSTLKIVNDLFFYFTNMPRFIYSINEILAYVIIIITLLGIILGIYKSAKFLKSRYDDSNRFSNGKFEFLNIKISNKILYILFIVNIIIILLSFLTASKISFVYSEFIFFIFAFTLSYIVNKIINIKNIKNINSEHEYDKFSFDLLMFAWFFSYLIFFSAHLVKADRYFTTMAPGFVFIFILALDLILNSFDSINMPDIINKMNFNSNTNKNNKNNKDNKDNKDNNSENNNSIENNINNKNNNSENNNNIENNSTNNNINVNINTNISANKNLIKNLVPIALIFLFIIASFTYLDMNKNDPLVHNERETVEWIKIHSPDYQNEIIWAERGPIFTWYLKQEVFYVNWKYSPNKLSEMMIGNNTTYFISISPETNIPGFSPVKKFGEVIIYQRNSR; translated from the coding sequence TTGAAAGTCACAAAAATTAATTCATTAATTAACTTTTTTAAATCAAATGAAATTAAACTTTCATTTTTATTTATACTACTCTTTTCTTCTATTATTACTATACTTTTAATATGGATAAACACTTCTCAAGAGATTTTAGGAACTTCATATAGAGATGTTTATTTTTACCTAATTGAGGCTCTTAGATTTTCAGGATATTCAATTGGAGGATATGAATATGTCAACTATTTATCTCCACTAATACCATTTTTAACTTCATTATTGTTTAAATTAGGATTTGTTAGTGAAACAAGCATATTTACAGTAACTGGAATTTTTTATATTTTAGGAGTATTGGGATTTTTTTCTCTTTTAAGATTAAGATTTAGAAATTTAATGGCAGTTTTAGGATCTATTATCTATGCAGGTCTTTCAATCAATATGTTGTGGGCAGCTAATGGGACTATTGATATTCCAAGTATTTCAATAACTATATTATCAATATATTTTTTTGTTTTAGGAATTGAAAAGAATCAAAAATATTTATATTTGGCATTTTCCTTAGCTGTATTGGGATTTTTTGCAAAATACACAGCAGGGTTAGCTATTCCCCTTATGGTATTATATATATTATCTAAACCGAATATTATTTCGAACATTAAAAAATATTGGAAAAATGGAGTTTTAGGGATATTTTTAGGGTTTATAACAACCATTCCTTTTTTAGCTTATTTTTTAATTAATAAGATACCTTTTGGGTTTTTAAATCAAGCTCAAAATATAGCTTTACAGACTACTGGTTCTAGTACTACTACTTCCACTTTAAAGATTGTCAATGATTTATTTTTCTATTTTACGAATATGCCAAGATTTATTTATAGTATAAACGAAATTTTAGCCTATGTTATAATAATAATTACTTTATTAGGTATCATTCTTGGGATTTATAAGTCAGCTAAATTTTTAAAAAGTAGATATGATGATTCTAATAGGTTTAGCAATGGGAAATTCGAATTTTTAAACATTAAAATTTCAAACAAAATTCTTTATATTCTCTTTATTGTTAATATAATAATCATTCTTCTTTCATTTTTAACAGCTAGTAAAATATCTTTTGTTTATAGTGAATTTATTTTCTTTATATTTGCATTCACTTTATCTTATATAGTAAATAAGATTATAAACATAAAAAACATAAAAAACATAAATTCAGAGCATGAATATGATAAATTTAGCTTTGATTTATTAATGTTTGCATGGTTTTTTTCATATTTAATATTCTTTTCAGCTCACCTTGTTAAAGCAGATAGGTATTTTACAACTATGGCTCCAGGATTTGTGTTTATATTTATTTTAGCTTTAGATTTAATATTAAATTCTTTTGATTCTATAAATATGCCCGACATAATAAATAAAATGAATTTTAATAGTAATACTAATAAAAATAATAAAAATAATAAAGACAATAAAGATAATAAGGATAATAATTCTGAAAATAATAACAGTATTGAAAATAATATTAATAATAAGAATAATAATTCTGAAAATAATAACAATATTGAAAATAATAGTACTAATAATAATATTAATGTCAATATTAATACTAATATTAGTGCTAATAAAAATCTAATAAAGAATTTAGTACCAATAGCTTTAATATTCCTCTTTATAATAGCTTCATTTACTTATTTAGACATGAATAAAAATGATCCTTTGGTTCATAATGAAAGAGAAACTGTGGAGTGGATTAAAATTCACAGTCCAGATTATCAAAATGAGATAATTTGGGCAGAAAGAGGTCCAATATTTACTTGGTATTTAAAACAAGAAGTTTTCTATGTTAATTGGAAATATTCTCCTAATAAACTGTCTGAGATGATGATTGGAAATAATACTACTTACTTCATATCAATAAGTCCAGAAACTAATATCCCTGGATTTTCACCAGTTAAAAAATTTGGTGAAGTTATTATTTATCAAAGAAATAGTAGATAA